A part of Streptomyces sp. DSM 40750 genomic DNA contains:
- a CDS encoding RICIN domain-containing protein, producing the protein MTPGEDYVSERAEPRDEERGDAAVSVEELLMLHGQSVLDYAALCTGPSPGAAERLAGQAFRNTYGDAASHAGADFPWRPRLLAAVLGAAREWSVDERCSSLHPDLRDGGTGDVGRSAPGTHRRSGDRSLLLHAFRNLPDRAHALLWHTAVEAEDIAAVASMLGAEPSLLNPERARTLLRDACVRGHLDLAPDERCRRLNRLIDVHARRGSGEMMAEVREHLDGCAYCGAAVDQLDQSPDRLPALLAEAVLGFRAADYVATRTARRTIASAHARSEPAPQPARAEDRQTAGGDPALRWRRWPLLVAMGVVLCGVIAATPVALSGTEDDRQAVGGPTPGPTRSPSDSAPGPSAVTRSPGATAAPGGSDALVTRLRNVRTGLCLDLRASAQLEGTPAVTAECGGSATQLWRLEDGGRMRNQSAPGLCLNAEPQGTLALRPCADPGDPDGEQAGDTRYDLAADGLFTLVAEPGVALTPVRRAVGAIILLEPVPQDRIRRSQRWRTDEATDRIASPSRIGLESSSAG; encoded by the coding sequence ATGACGCCCGGAGAGGATTACGTCTCCGAGCGGGCCGAGCCCAGGGATGAGGAACGAGGAGACGCGGCGGTCTCGGTCGAGGAACTGCTGATGCTGCACGGCCAATCCGTCCTGGACTACGCGGCGTTGTGCACCGGGCCGAGCCCGGGCGCCGCGGAGCGGCTCGCCGGGCAGGCCTTCCGGAACACCTACGGCGACGCGGCGTCGCATGCCGGCGCCGACTTCCCGTGGCGCCCGCGGCTGCTCGCGGCAGTCCTTGGGGCCGCTCGGGAGTGGAGCGTGGACGAGAGGTGCTCGTCCCTCCACCCGGACCTGCGGGACGGCGGAACCGGTGACGTGGGCCGGTCGGCGCCCGGCACGCACCGCAGGAGCGGCGACAGAAGCCTGCTCCTGCACGCCTTCCGGAACCTGCCGGACCGCGCTCACGCACTGCTGTGGCACACCGCGGTCGAGGCCGAGGACATCGCGGCGGTGGCGTCCATGCTCGGCGCTGAACCCTCCCTGCTGAATCCCGAGCGCGCCCGCACCCTGCTACGCGACGCGTGCGTGCGGGGCCACCTCGACCTCGCGCCCGACGAACGCTGCCGCCGCCTCAACCGGCTCATCGACGTCCATGCCCGCCGTGGGTCCGGCGAGATGATGGCGGAGGTGCGTGAACACCTCGATGGCTGCGCCTACTGCGGGGCGGCGGTGGACCAGCTCGACCAGTCCCCGGACCGGCTCCCCGCCCTGCTCGCCGAGGCCGTACTCGGATTCCGCGCGGCGGACTACGTCGCGACCCGGACCGCCCGCCGGACGATCGCGTCGGCTCACGCGCGTTCGGAGCCGGCCCCGCAGCCCGCGCGCGCCGAGGACCGGCAGACGGCTGGGGGCGACCCCGCACTGCGGTGGCGCCGGTGGCCGCTGCTCGTCGCCATGGGCGTGGTCCTGTGCGGGGTGATCGCGGCGACGCCCGTGGCCCTCAGCGGAACCGAGGACGACCGCCAGGCGGTGGGCGGTCCGACGCCCGGTCCGACCCGGAGCCCGTCCGACTCCGCCCCCGGACCGTCCGCCGTCACTCGGTCGCCCGGCGCCACCGCCGCGCCCGGCGGCAGCGACGCCCTGGTCACGCGGCTGCGCAACGTGAGGACCGGACTGTGCCTCGACTTGCGCGCTTCGGCGCAGCTGGAGGGTACGCCCGCGGTGACGGCCGAGTGCGGGGGATCGGCGACCCAGCTGTGGCGGTTGGAGGACGGGGGACGGATGCGGAACCAGTCGGCCCCCGGGCTGTGTCTGAACGCCGAGCCGCAGGGCACTCTCGCCCTGCGGCCGTGTGCCGACCCGGGGGACCCGGACGGCGAGCAGGCCGGCGACACGCGGTACGACCTGGCGGCCGACGGCCTCTTCACCCTCGTCGCGGAGCCCGGAGTGGCCTTGACGCCCGTTCGCCGGGCCGTGGGGGCGATCATCCTCCTGGAGCCCGTCCCGCAGGACAGGATCCGCAGGTCCCAGCGCTGGCGCACCGACGAGGCCACCGACCGCATCGCCTCGCCGTCACGGATCGGCCTGGAGTCTTCGTCCGCCGGATGA
- a CDS encoding ABC transporter ATP-binding protein — MSGTPVLQLDGLAVRYPTRGFRKPPTTVIKSVSLEVGHAETVALVGESGSGKTTIGRAVLGLTPVSDGRVLLDGRDITHLTGRARRLLSSDLQAIFQNPYGSLNPALPVGRTLAEPLLAGSTRSRGEVRDHIGDLLRRVGLPEDAADRYPAQFSGGQRQRIAIARAVARQPKLIICDEPTSALDVTTQAAALDLLSELQDTLGCAYLFITHDLAVVKEFAARTLVLQQGRIVEEGRSTDVCDQPQHEYTRRLVAAAPVPDPIAQRDRRARRLTVEAIS; from the coding sequence GTGAGCGGAACACCCGTACTCCAGTTGGACGGCCTCGCGGTCCGCTACCCGACCCGTGGCTTCCGCAAGCCCCCGACCACCGTCATCAAGAGCGTGTCGCTCGAGGTCGGTCACGCCGAGACGGTCGCCCTCGTGGGCGAGTCCGGCTCGGGCAAGACCACCATCGGCAGAGCGGTGCTGGGACTGACCCCGGTCAGCGACGGACGCGTGCTGCTCGACGGGCGGGACATCACACATCTCACCGGCCGTGCCCGCCGACTGCTGTCGTCCGATCTCCAGGCGATCTTCCAGAATCCGTACGGATCCCTCAACCCGGCGCTGCCCGTGGGCCGGACGCTGGCCGAACCCCTGCTCGCCGGTTCGACCCGCTCACGCGGCGAAGTCCGCGATCACATCGGTGATCTGCTTCGCCGCGTGGGTCTGCCGGAGGACGCGGCCGACCGGTACCCGGCACAGTTCAGCGGAGGTCAGCGCCAACGCATCGCCATCGCCCGGGCAGTCGCCCGACAGCCCAAGCTCATCATCTGCGACGAGCCCACCAGCGCCCTCGACGTCACCACCCAGGCCGCCGCTCTGGATCTCCTCTCCGAACTCCAGGACACGCTCGGGTGCGCGTATCTGTTCATCACGCACGACCTCGCTGTCGTCAAGGAGTTCGCGGCGCGCACGCTGGTGCTGCAACAGGGACGCATCGTCGAGGAGGGACGCAGCACCGACGTGTGCGACCAGCCGCAGCACGAGTACACCCGGCGCCTGGTGGCAGCCGCCCCCGTCCCCGATCCGATCGCCCAACGCGACCGCCGTGCCCGGCGGCTGACGGTGGAAGCGATCTCATGA